A portion of the Candidatus Pristimantibacillus lignocellulolyticus genome contains these proteins:
- a CDS encoding 2,4'-dihydroxyacetophenone dioxygenase family protein produces the protein MNQLINDAVVKLAESMQLPERVFNIDDLPWVPFDEGEVNCHFKPLRFDLSTGTWTYLFKIKSNKVLTRHRHTGGSVIGYNIQGQWRYEGRNWIAKPGTFIFEPPGDIHTLITEEEEVITLFILGGSLQYFDNNNSVIGQDDIYTVLKKYQDYCHAMGIEVREDLIY, from the coding sequence ATGAATCAATTGATTAATGATGCTGTTGTAAAACTAGCAGAAAGTATGCAATTACCTGAACGAGTATTTAATATTGATGATTTACCTTGGGTTCCCTTCGATGAAGGGGAAGTGAATTGTCATTTTAAACCACTTAGATTTGACCTATCAACTGGCACTTGGACGTATCTATTTAAGATAAAGAGCAATAAAGTGTTGACTCGTCATCGTCATACTGGTGGTTCCGTTATTGGTTACAATATACAAGGACAATGGAGATATGAAGGACGTAACTGGATTGCAAAACCAGGGACTTTTATTTTTGAACCGCCAGGAGATATTCATACTTTGATTACTGAAGAAGAAGAGGTCATTACATTATTTATTTTGGGAGGATCACTTCAATATTTCGATAATAATAATTCAGTAATTGGACAGGATGACATTTATACAGTATTGAAAAAGTATCAGGATTATTGCCATGCGATGGGAATAGAAGTTCGTGAAGATCTTATATATTGA
- a CDS encoding NUDIX domain-containing protein, with protein MLLVEYQDNGTHYNLPGGGLEPGETIVDGVIREAFEETNAEVAVGNLALTYEFDSHKQSGDYSENESHGLHLIFECTLINHSIPRLPHNPDLHQVAVKWIPINELEFILLIPNISKQIKEYVKYRESISLIEDHQLERLNI; from the coding sequence ATTCTTCTAGTTGAATATCAAGATAATGGAACCCACTACAATTTACCTGGTGGAGGTTTGGAACCAGGCGAGACAATTGTTGATGGAGTTATAAGAGAAGCATTTGAAGAAACCAATGCCGAAGTAGCGGTCGGAAATTTGGCGTTGACATATGAGTTTGATTCTCATAAACAGTCAGGAGATTACTCAGAGAATGAGAGTCATGGCTTGCACCTTATTTTTGAATGCACTCTAATCAATCATTCAATCCCACGACTTCCTCACAATCCAGACCTTCACCAAGTTGCTGTTAAATGGATACCAATAAATGAATTAGAATTTATACTATTAATTCCAAATATATCTAAACAAATAAAGGAATATGTGAAGTATAGAGAAAGTATATCGTTAATAGAAGACCATCAATTAGAAAGACTGAATATATAA
- a CDS encoding NUDIX domain-containing protein — MRILVTGGAIIRDDQGRILLQRRSDYGNWGLPGGGMNAGESIEETMIREIYEETGLQVTQYELYTVYSGSRMKYTYPDGNEVVFVMFIFNAKADLTGKVAEDNKTLIFADKQKESLQLEFKSIEEINIEEISTVQRPLIEDLMNDKKSILRT; from the coding sequence ATGAGAATATTAGTAACTGGTGGAGCAATTATACGAGATGATCAAGGTAGAATATTGCTACAACGTAGATCTGATTATGGCAACTGGGGACTTCCTGGAGGTGGTATGAATGCAGGGGAATCTATTGAAGAGACGATGATTCGAGAGATTTATGAAGAGACTGGATTACAGGTAACTCAGTATGAGCTTTATACTGTTTACAGTGGTTCACGAATGAAATATACGTATCCAGATGGAAATGAAGTTGTGTTTGTAATGTTTATATTTAATGCAAAAGCGGACTTAACAGGAAAAGTCGCTGAAGATAATAAAACACTTATATTTGCAGATAAACAAAAAGAGTCATTACAGTTGGAGTTTAAATCGATAGAAGAAATTAATATTGAAGAAATAAGCACTGTACAAAGGCCACTAATTGAAGACTTAATGAATGATAAAAAATCTATACTAAGAACCTAA